The Cucumis melo cultivar AY chromosome 5, USDA_Cmelo_AY_1.0, whole genome shotgun sequence genome has a segment encoding these proteins:
- the LOC103497032 gene encoding protein ALP1-like, producing the protein MATRGLAGDKRTTRSSAMNAAAAITRSKAKKLDQENHLNHQLITLIETTISSARSFLSLNDLHLLPSQTLALESLLCSTSSSLHALSPRLPKLSLPSPLPPPRQCWFQRFLSATSDVDCDPRWNLSFRMSKSSFSLLLRLLSPIQSPSSSSVPPDCALAAALFRLAHGASYKAVGRRFGIDSADACRSFYAVCKAINEKLGHLLELRSDIDRIVVGFGWISLPNCCGVLGLRRFGFEGELKNGSLLVQALVDAEGRFLDVSAGWPSSMKPATILRQSKLYEEIEKSSELLKGPVYNLDDEKPIPQYLIGDSCFPLFPWLLTPYIELNEEDSSGFRERAFNSTHGRAMALVNTAFCRLRARWKLLSKPWKEGCRDFFPFIILTGCLLQNFLIKCSEKLDEEQDQEEGASCSSEEQKFPPFDGEIGDGRGKDIRDALALHLSSLSYRR; encoded by the coding sequence ATGGCCACCAGAGGACTCGCCGGCGACAAGAGAACCACCAGAAGCTCCGCCATGAACGCGGCCGCGGCTATTACTAGAAGCAAGGCCAAGAAACTCGACCAAGAGAACCATCTTAACCATCAACTGATAACCCTCATCGAAACCACCATTTCTTCTGCTCGctcctttctctctctcaaCGATCTCCACCTTCTTCCCTCTCAAACCCTCGCCCTTGAATCCCTCCTCTGTTCCACTTCATCTTCTCTTCACGCTCTTTCTCCTCGTCTCCCCAAACTTTCCCTACCTTCGCCGCTACCTCCACCGCGCCAATGCTGGTTCCAACGCTTCCTCTCCGCGACATCGGACGTCGATTGCGATCCGAGATGGAATCTTTCTTTCCGTATGTCGAAATCCTCTTTCTCCCTCCTCCTTCGTCTTCTTTCTCCGATTCAAAGTCCCTCATCCTCTTCAGTTCCTCCCGATTGTGCTTTGGCTGCTGCGCTTTTCCGATTGGCGCATGGCGCGAGCTATAAGGCGGTCGGGAGACGGTTTGGGATCGATTCTGCTGATGCTTGTCGGTCGTTTTATGCTGTTTGTAAAGCTATTAATGAGAAATTGGGGCATTTGCTTGAGTTACGGTCTGACATTGATCGAATTGTTGTGGGATTTGGGTGGATTTCGCTTCCGAATTGTTGTGGGGTTTTAGGTCTAAGAAGATTTGGGTTTGAAGGTGAGCTGAAAAATGGATCGCTTCTGGTTCAAGCATTAGTCGATGCTGAAGGGAGGTTTCTGGATGTCTCTGCAGGTTGGCCGAGCTCCATGAAACCTGCAACAATCTTGCGGCAGAGCAAACTATATGAAGAAATCGAGAAATCTAGTGAATTACTCAAAGGTCCTGTTTATAATCTTGACGATGAAAAACCCATTCCCCAATACTTGATCGGTGATTCTTGCTTCCCCCTTTTTCCATGGCTTTTGACACCTTATATAGAATTGAATGAAGAAGATAGCTCTGGCTTTCGTGAGAGAGCATTCAATTCCACACATGGCCGTGCAATGGCGTTGGTTAACACAGCATTTTGCAGACTCCGAGCTCGGTGGAAGCTCTTGTCAAAACCATGGAAGGAAGGATGTAGAGATTTTTTCCCATTTATTATATTGACTGGATGTCTGCTGCAGAATTTCCTGATTAAATGCAGTGAGAAACTAGATGAAGAGCAAGATCAAGAAGAAGGAGCAAGTTGCTCAAGTGAGGAGCAGAAGTTTCCTCCTTTTGATGGTGAGATAGGAGATGGTAGAGGAAAGGATATCAGAGATGCCCTTGCCTTGCACTTGAGTAGCCTGAGCTACAGAAGATGA
- the LOC103497043 gene encoding temperature-induced lipocalin-1-like isoform X2, whose protein sequence is MAHFPHLPCLASKKKKKAKFPSTRPLLISRPQKTLFPTTIISLHVSPFPKATSFSSTNPKFSNQITTDSLRKNTLRSISEAHHSTMAKKEMDVMKGVDLKRYMGRWYEIASFPSRFQPKNGANTRATYTLRDERTVNVLNETWVDGKRGFIEGTAVKDNPDSDEAKLKVKFYVPPFLPIIPVVGDYWVLYLDHDYHHALIGQPSRNYLWILCRQNHLDEEIYNQLVEKAKEQGYDVSKLRRTTHTDPPPEGDEGPKDTKGVWWIKSIFGK, encoded by the exons ATGGCCCATTTCCCACATTTACCTTGTTTGGCaagcaagaagaaaaaaaaagcaaaatttcCCTCAACTAGGCCCCTGCTGATTTCTAGACCACAAAAAACCCTCTTCCCCACAACCATAATATCTCTCCACGTCTCCCCTTTTCCCAAGGCCACATCTTTTTCTTCAACAAacccaaaattttcaaatcaaatcaCCACCGACTCCCTCAGGAAAAACACACTGAGATCAATTTCAGAAGCTCATCATTCAACAATGGCGAAGAAAGAGATGGATGTTATGAAGGGTGTTGATCTTAAGAGGTATATGGGTCGGTGGTATGAAATAGCCTCATTTCCTTCTAGGTTTCAGCCCAAAAATGGAGCTAATACCCGAGCGACCTACACCCTGAGAGATGAGAGGACGGTGAATGTTCTAAATGAGACATGGGTTGATGGTAAGAGGGGTTTCATTGAAGGCACTGCTGTTAAAGATAATCCTGATAGTGATGAAGCCAAGCTTAAAGTTAAATTCTATGTTCCTCCATTCCTGCCTATCATTCCTGTTGTTGGTGATTACTGGGTTTTGTATCTTGATCATGATTATCACCATGCTTTGATTGGCCAGCCTAGCAGAAACTATCTATGG ATATTGTGCAGGCAGAATCATTTGGATGAGGAGATATATAATCAATTGGTGGAGAAAGCTAAGGAACAGGGTTATGATGTGAGCAAGCTTCGTAGGACAACACATACTGATCCTCCACCAGAAGGAGATGAAGGTCCCAAAGATACTAAAGGAGTATGGTGGATCAAATCAATCTTTGGAAAATGA
- the LOC103497043 gene encoding temperature-induced lipocalin-1-like isoform X1 — protein sequence MAKKEMDVMKGVDLKRYMGRWYEIASFPSRFQPKNGANTRATYTLRDERTVNVLNETWVDGKRGFIEGTAVKDNPDSDEAKLKVKFYVPPFLPIIPVVGDYWVLYLDHDYHHALIGQPSRNYLWILCRQNHLDEEIYNQLVEKAKEQGYDVSKLRRTTHTDPPPEGDEGPKDTKGVWWIKSIFGK from the exons ATGGCGAAGAAAGAGATGGATGTTATGAAGGGTGTTGATCTTAAGAGGTATATGGGTCGGTGGTATGAAATAGCCTCATTTCCTTCTAGGTTTCAGCCCAAAAATGGAGCTAATACCCGAGCGACCTACACCCTGAGAGATGAGAGGACGGTGAATGTTCTAAATGAGACATGGGTTGATGGTAAGAGGGGTTTCATTGAAGGCACTGCTGTTAAAGATAATCCTGATAGTGATGAAGCCAAGCTTAAAGTTAAATTCTATGTTCCTCCATTCCTGCCTATCATTCCTGTTGTTGGTGATTACTGGGTTTTGTATCTTGATCATGATTATCACCATGCTTTGATTGGCCAGCCTAGCAGAAACTATCTATGG ATATTGTGCAGGCAGAATCATTTGGATGAGGAGATATATAATCAATTGGTGGAGAAAGCTAAGGAACAGGGTTATGATGTGAGCAAGCTTCGTAGGACAACACATACTGATCCTCCACCAGAAGGAGATGAAGGTCCCAAAGATACTAAAGGAGTATGGTGGATCAAATCAATCTTTGGAAAATGA